The sequence GAGTCGCCGATAGCGAGCGCGGTGCCGAACCCATCTCCGGACTCGTTGGCGGACCCGAGTTCCTGCTGCGTCAGGCGGCGGCCCGTCTGCAGATTCGACGGCGTCCCCGCGTAGAGGAAGACAGCCCCGGAGTTGACGCTTCCCGTGGGCGACTCGTTGGGAGCGCCCACCACGAGGTCGTCGTAGCCATCCGCGTCCACGTCGCCGGCCGCCAGCGCCCTGCCGAAGCCATCCGCCAGCTCGACCGGGTCGCCGCCGCTGTTCTCCTGCGAGCGCCAGTAGCCCGTGAGGCTGCCAGTCGTGCCGGGGAACACGAAGATGCTGCCGCCGCGAGGAAAGCCTCCGGGGGCCTCATCCGGCGCACCCACGACGAGGTCGGCCTTGTTGTCCTTGTTGAAGTCGCCCAGCACCAGCGCGGCGCCGAAGTGGTCGCCCGTCTCATCCGTCCCGCCGGCCTCCGTCTGCGAGAACCAGCTCCCCGTGGTGAGGCCGGCGCTGCTCCCCTTGAAGAGGAACACCGCGCCGCTGTCGGTGACGTCTCCCAGGTCTTCATAGGGCGTGCCGATGAAGAGGTCGTCATACCCGTCGCCGTTGTGGTCTCCGGCCGCCAGCGCGTGGCCGAAGCGGTCCCCGGCCGTGTTGCTCCCGCCGCCGTGCGTCTGGTTCTTGATGGACCACGCCACGAGCCCGGAGGTGGAGCCACGCAAGAGGAAGACCACGCCCGAGCCGTCCTCGTTGGGAGCGGACGCGGCCAGGTCATCACGGCCGTCGTGGTTGAAGTCCCCCGCCGCCAGCGCGTAGCCGAGCTGGTCATTCGCCTGCATCACTCCGCCGAGGGCCTCCTGGTCCTTGAAGGTGCCGCTGTGCAGCCCCGTCGCCGAGCCCTGGAAGATGTAGATGACGCCGTCGTTGGTGTCGCCCCGGTCCTCCAGGGGCGCGCCCACCGCCAGGTCGTCATAGCCGTCGCCGTTGAAGTCACCGGTGGCCAGCGAGAAGCCGAACCGGTCTCCCGCCTCGTTGCTCCCGCCGCCCGCGGACTGCGTCAGCACCGTGCCCGTCCCCAGGCCCGTGGACGAGCCCGGGAACACGAACACCGCGCCGGAGCGCACCGTGCCCACCTCGTCTTCGGGAGCGCCGACCGCGAGGTCCGCGTACCCGTCGTGGTTGAAGTCTCCCCAGGCGACGGCGCCGCCGAACCGGTCTCCCGCCATGTTGGTGCCGCCACCGGTGCTCGGCGTGAGCAGGGTCGCCTGGTAGCGGGCCTGCGGTGGACAGGCGATGCCCGCCAGCGCGGCACCGGGAGAGAGGAGGGTGCCGGCGCCCAGAAACAGCAGGGCCGCCACACGAAGCCGGACGCTCGGGACGGCGCGTCTGGCGGTTGGGAGAAGAGGAATCGTCGTTGGGTACATGTCCTGGCCCCTGAGTGAGGAAGGTCTTCCTTCAACGGAGCCGGGCGGAATTCTTCCTCACCCCATGATGCGCGGGCCCGCCTCCGCCAGGGGGTTGCATGCCCATGGGGAGCTGGAGCACGAAGGTGGAGCCTTCGCCCGGCTGGCTCTCCACGTGGATGGTCCCTCCATGGGACTCGGCAATCCATCGCGTGAGGAACAGCCCAAGGCCCAGCCCTCCGTACCGGCGGGATGACACCGCCCGCTCGAAGCGCTCGAAGATGCGCTCCAGCGCTCCGGGGGCGATGCCGATGCCGTGGTCCCTCACCGCCAGATGCACCCAGCCTCCCTCGCCCGAGACATGGACCTCGATGGGCTTGCCCGCGCCGAACTTGAGCGCGTTGGTCAGCAGGTTCGCGAGCGCCTGCTCCACGCGGCCCGAGTCCCACCACGCCTGGAGGCCCGCCTCCGCCTCCACGCGCAGCGCACTGCCCGCCCGCTCCGCCTCCTCGGCGAAGGTCTCCACCACCTGCTCCACCAGCTCGGTGACGTCCACCCGCTCCCGCTGGAGCTCCAGCCGGTGCGTGGTGATGCGCCCCACGTCTAGCACGCGCTCGACGAGCTGGCCCAGCCGCCCGAGCTGGCGTGACATCACTTGGACCTTCCCGCGCACGGCCTCGGGGTTGCACTCCCGCTGCAGCACCGCCTCCAGGCTCTTCATTCGCAGCGTGAGCGTGGTGAGCGGCGTGCGCAGCTCATGGGCGGCGATGGCGATGAACTCGTTGCGCACCTCGATGGCCTGTTGCGCCTCCGCATAGAGGCGTGAGGCCTCCACTGCCATGCAGCACCGGTGGGCCAGCTCCTCGGCCAGCGAGAGGTCCGCGGCTCCCGCGAAGCAGGCCCGCTCGTCCCGCATCAGCGCGAGCACACCCTGGACGCGCCCTCGCGCCACGAGCGGCGCCAGCACCACCGTGCACTCCGCGAAGCTCCATCGCTCCGGCGCCGTGGGCGGGGGCAGCAGGTGTCCGCGCAGGCGCGCCTCGCGGACGGAGCTCCAGCCCGCCTGCGCCATCCGCGCCATTCGTCCATCGTCATCCACCCACCACACCGCGAAGCCATCGGCGGCGGTCGGGACGACGAGGCCCGCCACGCGCGGAAGCGTCTCGTGGACCGCCAGCGAGGAGGCGAGCACCCGTCCCGCATCCGCGAGCAGGTGCTTCAGTTCCTTCTCCCGCCAGCGCTCGGTGACCACCGCCGCCAGCGTCAGCGAGGTGAGGCCGAGAATCGCCAGGAACAGCTGCAGCGAATACACCCGTTCCGGGAACGGCACCGCCATGGACCCGAAGGGGCCGTCTCCGTGCGTGGTGTGCCAGAGCGCGAGCAGCCCCACCACCGCCGAGGTGCTCGCCGCGCCCAGGGGCCCCATCCGCAGCGCGCCCCACAGCACGAACGGGAAGGTGGCGTAGACCAGCGAGGCGCGGACGCCGCCGGGCGCGGCCTGGTGGAAGAGGAGGTGCGCGGCCAGCGCCGTGAGCACGAGCGTCACTCCCAGCTCGGCGAAGCGGCGCCACCGCTTCGGCTTGAAGTCCGCGGGCGTCCACGTCAGCAGCAGCGGAGCAATGAAGATGGTTCCCAGCCCATCACTCAGCCACCAGTTGACCCAGTCCGCGCGGAACGAAGGCGGCGCGCCCGAGAACGTGTAGCCGAAGGAGCCCAGGGTGGCGCTGACCAGCGGGCTCACCAGTCCTCCGAAGAGGAGCAACCCGGCAATCTCCCAACGGCGGGAGAGCCGGATATGCGTGCCCACGAAGCGCCGCATCAACGCCGCGCCCACCAGCGAGCGCAGGCTGTTGGCGAGGCCCCACAGGACGACGACCCAGCCCGGAATGGGGAAGCCGTGGTGGAGCACCGAGACCACGTCGGCCAGGAAGATGGCGGCGAGCAGGGCCGGCCAGCGCCGGGGCGGGTTTCGCAGCAGGAAGGCGAGGCCGAGCCCGCTCGGCAGCCAGAGCACGGCGCTGGGGTGGGGCGGGAAGGCGAAGTGGTTGGAGACGAACGCCGCGACGAGGAACATCCCCACGAGCACGGCGGCCTGGACCCCTGTCTGCTTCTCGAATGAGGCCCGGCTGGCTGGTGGCATGGAACCGTTCCGTTCGGCCTACGGAGGAAGGTAGGGCCTTCGCTCCGGGCACCGCCATCCATCCTGGCCCTCCCGGTCCTGGCTGCCGTCCGGGAGCCACCCTGCTCGAATGCCGCGTCAGGCGCGCGCGACTACTGCGTGGCGAAGAGCGTCCTCAGCTCCTCCGAGGTGCCGTTGAAGTAGCTCTGGTCGACGTCGCCGTCGATGCCCTCCATGCGGCCCTTCTCCGTGTACTGCCAGAAGTGCCACTGCTTCCAACCCTTGGGGAGCTTGGGCTCGGTCTGGTTCGTGTACGCGGCGAGCCAGAGCGGGTGGTCCACGAAGTAGGGGTGGTCGCAGAAGCTGGTGCTCCACGTCACGTGGTTCGTGTAGATCATTGGCTTGCGGCCGAGCTCCTTCTCCACGCCCTGGGAGAACTGCTGGAGCTTCCCCGCGAGCTCCTGACAGGTGAAGCCGTCGTACTCCTTCTTGAACTCCTCCACGTCCACGACGGGCGGAAGCTCACCGGGGTCGGGCTTCAGGTGCTTCGTGAAGTTGGCCACCTGCTTGGCCACGTCCTCCTTCGGGTGGAAGAAGTGGTACGCGCCGCGCGGCAGCCCCGCCTTCTTGGCCCCGCTCCAGTGCGTCTTGAAGTCCGGGTCCACCTCGCCGGTGGTCTCCGTTGCCTTCACGAAGACGAAGGCGGCCTTGCCCTTGAGCTCGTCCCACTTCACCTTCGGCTGGTAGCGGGAGACGTCGACGCCCTGTATCCAGGTGCGGGCCACCTGTGCCTTCGCGGGCTCGGTAGCGGGCGTGCTCGTCGCGGCGGGCTTTGACTCCGCGGCGGGCGTGCTCGTCGCCGCGGGCTTGGACTTCGCCGCGGGCTTGTTCGTCGCTGCGGGCTTGGACTTCGCTGCGGGCTTGTTCGTCGCTGCGGGCTTGTTCGTCGCTGCGGGCTTGTTCGTCGCTGCGGGCTTGTTCGTCGCTGCGGGCTTGTTCGTCGCTGCGGGCTTGTTCGTCGCTGCGGGCTTGTTCGTCGCTGCGGGCTTGTTCGTCGCTGCGGGCTTGTTCGTCGCTGCGGGCTTGGGGTCGTCCGCGTGGGCAGACACCGGCGCGAGCGCCAGGAGTCCCATCAACACGGCATGTTTCATCACGGGGGACCTGCGGGTCATGGTTGCTCTCCTCAGTAGACGATGAAGTTGAGGGTGACGTTTGGGCGCACGCGCGTCGTGCCGCCCAGGGGAAGGTGGACTCCGCCGCCCAGCGCCACGCCGAGCTGCTTGCCGCGAATCGTCGGGCTGTAGGTGACGAAGGCGTCGCCACCGGTGCCCTCCAGCGAGTCGAAGTCGGAGGAGGCTCCGCCCGCGAGGCCGACGTCTCCCAGCCGCACCACGCTGGCCGAAGCGCCGAAGCGCAGCAGGTGCTCCGAGCGGAACGACGTGCCCAGCGTGGCCATCCAGCCCGGGCCCCACTTCACCCACGCGTCGCCCGGCGGTCCTTCCTGCGGCGGATTCGCGTAGGTGAAGCTCGCGTCCACCAGGCTGGCCTCGGCGAGCTCGCGGTACTGCCCGGCGGGCTGTCCGTCGGGGGAGACTTCGAGGAGCTGGATGCGCTCGGCCATGAGCGAGCCGTCCTTCTGCTGCACGACGGTGCCCTTCACCCGGAAGAACTGCTTCATCTCCAGGTCCTCGTCGCCCTGGACCCAGATGTCGGGGTCGGTGAGGTGGATGCGGCCGTCCTTGTCCGCGAACGCGTACGAGATGACGGGCTTCGCGGGGGGCGTCGTGGTGTCGCCAGGGGGCGGAGCAGGCGAGGGCTCCTCGTGCGCTTCCTCCGTTCCATCCTGGGCGCGCTGCTGCAGCGCGAGGATGGAGTTGGAGAGGCTCTTCACGACGAGGGCATGTTCCTGGCGGAACTTCTCGAAGTCCGCGTCCCTCGCGGTGAGCAGCGCGGTGTATTTCTTCTCCAGGTCCGCCGGCGTCACCAGCTGCGAGCGCATCATCCCGAGCTGCGCGTTGAAGGCCTCAATCTGCTTCTCGTTCTCGGTGAGGTGTCCCTGGAGCTGGCGCTGGTACTCGGCCTCGCGGTGCTCCCAGTCCGCTTCACGAAAGTGGTGGTAGAGGTACGCGCCGCCTGCGGCAGAGCCGAGCACGAGCAGCGGTACACCCAGCAACCAACCAGACTTGAAGCGCGACATGACCTCTCCTCACGAGTGTTGCCTCGCGAGGAAGGGACAGTGCGGGACGCGTGCCAGCGCTGTGACGCGACGGCTTCCGAGGGAGAAGCGGCGGTGGGCCGTGGATCTCCGGCCGTTGATGCGTTCGCGTTGGACGCGAATGTTTCAGGGAGGCACGCAGCGGGAGCGCGTGAGTCGTGGGCCCCGGTCCGAGGATGCGTTTTCGCGGGACGCGGGCCAGTTGGGGAAGGACGCAGGAGGGGCTCACGCTTGACGCGGAGCACCGCGCTCACTGTGTCCACATCGGAGGGACGGCCGCCCGGGGTCAGGAGCACCCGGGCGGCCAGGGCCTCGGTGTGATTACGGGAGTACCTGGTCGACGGTGCCCAGCGTGTCCGGGGACACGCCGTTGTTCGAGCCACCATCCTGGTCGCTCGGCTGCCAGTCACCGAAGCAGTACGCCCCGGTGCCCACGCGGAAGCGCCACAGGTAGGAACTTCCCACGGGCACGCCGGCAGGCATGTCCACCTTGTACTCGTCTGCGTCTTCGCTATCACCGTTCACGGTGCCGGCAATCCACGTCCAGCCCGCGCCCAGCCCCGGGTCCTGCGTCTTCGGGCCGTAGCCGAGCTCCGCCGTCACGTTGGCGGTGGGCGGCGGGACGTTGGTGACGCCGGGCTCGTAGATCTTCCCGTAGACCGTCCGCGAGGCGCTGATGACCAGCGGCCACTGGAGGTTGCAGTAGTCGATCTCCGCGTGCTTGTTCACCGTCAGCGCGTGCTGCTGCGCCACCGTGTAGCCGCCCATGTCGCTGCCGTCCTTGTCGCAGTACGTCCACGTCGAGCCGTCCGTGCTGTAGCGCAGGCTGACCGCGCGGCTGCCCGTGTAGGCCGGGGCGAAGGTGAGGGCGAATTCGTCCGTGTTCGCTTCGCCTGGTGCCTCTTGCGTGTACGTCGCGGCCTTCCACGTGAAGGCCGCCGGGTTGCCCGAGGCGTCCACGGTGGCGTCACCCAAGCCCACCTGCACCTGGAGGTTGGCGCCCGCGCCCGCTCCGTCGGTGACACCGGGGATGCGCACGCGGCCCGTGGCCGTCACGGAGGCACCGCTGCCCACCGCGTCCGCGCTCACACTCTGCAGCCGGCACATACCGGTGGGCACCTGCACGGGCTCCACGGTGAGCGTGCCCACCTTCGCCGCGTCGAAGCCATCGGTTCCGCTGCTGCCATCCGCGTCGCAGTAACGGTACGCGCCGCCATTCACCTGGAAGCGGTACGCGAACCGGTAGCTGCCCTCCGAGCCCGGGTTGGGCAGCGTGGCCTGGTACTCGTCGTTGTCGAAGAAGTCGCTCTTGAACTGCGCGGCCGCCCACGTCCATTGGGCGGACGTCGACGGGTCCGAATTCGCCGGCCCATAGCCGAACTGGCCCACCACTCCGGACGCAGCGCCCGCCGTCGTGTTGGTGAGGCCCGCCACATTCACGTAGCCCACCACCACGTGGCTCGGCTGCGAGGCCGTCGTGTACGTCAGCGACGGCGGCGTGTTGTTCCCGTCCGGACCCAGCTTGCAGTAGTCGATGACATTCGTCGTCGGCGGCTCGCTCACGGTGAGCGTGCCCGTCTTCGTCTTGTCGAAGCCCAGGGGCTCGGTGGTGCCGTCCGCGTCGCAGTAGAGGAACGCGCCGCCATTCACCTGGAAGCGGTAGGCGAACCGGTAGCTGCCCACCGTGGTCGGGTTGGGCAGCGAGGCCTCGTACTCGTCGTTGTTCTGCCCGATGTCGCCCTTGTACGCGGCCGCTGTCGCCCAGTTCCAGTTCGCGGAGGTGGTCGGGTCATCTCCCGGAGGACCCCAGCCGAGCTGGGCCACGACGTTGTCGCCCTTGCCAGGCGTGGTCGTCACGCCCTGCACGTAGACCTGGCCCACCACCTTGCGCAGCGTCGTCGTGGTGGTGAGGTAGGTCGCCGTCTCCGGCGTGTTGTTCCCATCCGGCCCCAGCTTGCAGTAGCCGATGGTCTTGGGCACCACCACTTCACCGGTGACGTTGAGCGTGCCCAGCTGGTTCAGCTCGAAGTCCTGGCCGCCGTCGTCGACGCCGTTGCCGTCACACACGCGCACCGGACCGCCGTTGGCGGCGAAGCGCACCGCGTAGCGGTACTCGCCATTCACGCCGGGGTTGGGCAGCACCGCCTTCCACTCGTCGTTGACGGTGAAGTTGTCCTTGTTCCACGCCAAGTTCGTGGACCAGTTCCACAGCGCGGAGGTGCGCGGGTCCTCGCTCGCGGGACCCCAGCCGAGCTGGCCGGTGAGGCCCGGGCCCGCGCCGACCTTGTCCGTCACACCCGCCATGAAGACCTGCGCGTAGACGGTCTTCTGCCCGCTCGTCTGCGTGGTCAGGTAGTTGATGACTTCGGGGGCCTTCTGGTCCTCGCCAATCTTGCACCAGCCCACCTGCGGCTTCGGGGCTTCGTTGCCCACGGTGAGCGTGCCCAGCTTGCCCAGGTTGAAGGTGAGGTTGCCCTCGGTGCTGTCGTTGACGCCGTCCGCGTCGCACACGCGCCAGGCGTTCTCACTGATGCTGAAGCGGAAGGCGATGCGGTACTTGCCCTCGGTGCCCGGGTTGGGCAGCTCCGCGCCCCACTCGTCGTTGTTGCCGTGCTCCGCCTTGTACGTGGCGTTCACCCACGTCCAGCCCTCGGAGGTGCGCGGATCCGAGCCATCCGGGCCGATGCCGAGCTGCGCCACCACGCCCGAGCCCGCGCCGGCGCCCTGGGTGATGCCCGCCGCGTACACCTGGCCCAGCACCGTGACGAGCGTCGAGTCCGTCGGCTTGTAGAACAGCTCCGGGTTGGCGCCGTTACCGTCCGGGCCCAGCTTGCAGTAGTCCACGCGCGGCCGCGCGATGAACACCCGGCGCATCATCTCCGCCGACACGCCGTTGGCGATGCCGTCGCCGTCCGCCATCACCCACGTCTTCCCGCCGTCGATGGAGAAGCGCATGGCGACGACCCACTCGCGATTCTCTCCGCCGATGGGCGGCTGCAAGAGCACGTTGCCCTTGTAGACATCCGCCTCGCCGCTGTCCGAGTCCGTCTCGTAGGTGGCCGCCTCCCACGTGT comes from Pyxidicoccus parkwaysis and encodes:
- a CDS encoding sensor histidine kinase → MPPASRASFEKQTGVQAAVLVGMFLVAAFVSNHFAFPPHPSAVLWLPSGLGLAFLLRNPPRRWPALLAAIFLADVVSVLHHGFPIPGWVVVLWGLANSLRSLVGAALMRRFVGTHIRLSRRWEIAGLLLFGGLVSPLVSATLGSFGYTFSGAPPSFRADWVNWWLSDGLGTIFIAPLLLTWTPADFKPKRWRRFAELGVTLVLTALAAHLLFHQAAPGGVRASLVYATFPFVLWGALRMGPLGAASTSAVVGLLALWHTTHGDGPFGSMAVPFPERVYSLQLFLAILGLTSLTLAAVVTERWREKELKHLLADAGRVLASSLAVHETLPRVAGLVVPTAADGFAVWWVDDDGRMARMAQAGWSSVREARLRGHLLPPPTAPERWSFAECTVVLAPLVARGRVQGVLALMRDERACFAGAADLSLAEELAHRCCMAVEASRLYAEAQQAIEVRNEFIAIAAHELRTPLTTLTLRMKSLEAVLQRECNPEAVRGKVQVMSRQLGRLGQLVERVLDVGRITTHRLELQRERVDVTELVEQVVETFAEEAERAGSALRVEAEAGLQAWWDSGRVEQALANLLTNALKFGAGKPIEVHVSGEGGWVHLAVRDHGIGIAPGALERIFERFERAVSSRRYGGLGLGLFLTRWIAESHGGTIHVESQPGEGSTFVLQLPMGMQPPGGGGPAHHGVRKNSARLR
- a CDS encoding glycoside hydrolase family 25 protein, encoding MTRRSPVMKHAVLMGLLALAPVSAHADDPKPAATNKPAATNKPAATNKPAATNKPAATNKPAATNKPAATNKPAATNKPAATNKPAAKSKPAATNKPAAKSKPAATSTPAAESKPAATSTPATEPAKAQVARTWIQGVDVSRYQPKVKWDELKGKAAFVFVKATETTGEVDPDFKTHWSGAKKAGLPRGAYHFFHPKEDVAKQVANFTKHLKPDPGELPPVVDVEEFKKEYDGFTCQELAGKLQQFSQGVEKELGRKPMIYTNHVTWSTSFCDHPYFVDHPLWLAAYTNQTEPKLPKGWKQWHFWQYTEKGRMEGIDGDVDQSYFNGTSEELRTLFATQ
- a CDS encoding IPT/TIG domain-containing protein; the protein is MSSRCLRTLLLVLPLLAVACGDDSDEGTQPQPTPPTVREIQPTGGPIAGNTLLNVYGSGFQDGAKVYLGDLELQRTVVVNAFRIYGYTPTATSAQVDVRVVNPDGAYGVLVKGFTYEGPPAPNIDQAEVLNGNTDAVSGGQPVGVTVRGAITVAGLTRGVGQGGGVRAQVGFAPGTAEVLKQDSYTWEAATYETDSDSGEADVYKGNVLLQPPIGGENREWVVAMRFSIDGGKTWVMADGDGIANGVSAEMMRRVFIARPRVDYCKLGPDGNGANPELFYKPTDSTLVTVLGQVYAAGITQGAGAGSGVVAQLGIGPDGSDPRTSEGWTWVNATYKAEHGNNDEWGAELPNPGTEGKYRIAFRFSISENAWRVCDADGVNDSTEGNLTFNLGKLGTLTVGNEAPKPQVGWCKIGEDQKAPEVINYLTTQTSGQKTVYAQVFMAGVTDKVGAGPGLTGQLGWGPASEDPRTSALWNWSTNLAWNKDNFTVNDEWKAVLPNPGVNGEYRYAVRFAANGGPVRVCDGNGVDDGGQDFELNQLGTLNVTGEVVVPKTIGYCKLGPDGNNTPETATYLTTTTTLRKVVGQVYVQGVTTTPGKGDNVVAQLGWGPPGDDPTTSANWNWATAAAYKGDIGQNNDEYEASLPNPTTVGSYRFAYRFQVNGGAFLYCDADGTTEPLGFDKTKTGTLTVSEPPTTNVIDYCKLGPDGNNTPPSLTYTTASQPSHVVVGYVNVAGLTNTTAGAASGVVGQFGYGPANSDPSTSAQWTWAAAQFKSDFFDNDEYQATLPNPGSEGSYRFAYRFQVNGGAYRYCDADGSSGTDGFDAAKVGTLTVEPVQVPTGMCRLQSVSADAVGSGASVTATGRVRIPGVTDGAGAGANLQVQVGLGDATVDASGNPAAFTWKAATYTQEAPGEANTDEFALTFAPAYTGSRAVSLRYSTDGSTWTYCDKDGSDMGGYTVAQQHALTVNKHAEIDYCNLQWPLVISASRTVYGKIYEPGVTNVPPPTANVTAELGYGPKTQDPGLGAGWTWIAGTVNGDSEDADEYKVDMPAGVPVGSSYLWRFRVGTGAYCFGDWQPSDQDGGSNNGVSPDTLGTVDQVLP